The Candidatus Zixiibacteriota bacterium genome includes a window with the following:
- a CDS encoding T9SS type A sorting domain-containing protein — MRNRITFLLSALSVIFVFSLPSFAQAPEAVWSHTYLSSSAALSLYELPDSGFVLGGYVNPEGESYRDMLIVRTDANGDTLWTKAIGESGRGESGACLYPTADGGFVLVGSRDQDEPYSYMSNVYLVKTDQLGDPEWSSTFGGTGVSKTGVCVAPAIDGGYMVAGYYWDSPTGWDIWLLKTDSVGILETPNHVIWSDADYPTSICVTSDSGFALTGYTQSFDEEYDYDMYLLKLNQVGGESWSLPFGSADPYDEAANHICHTSDGGYLMCGYRRNTTTVHKDIYVVKTDSIGNVDWTSQLGGTYHDEARCCIETIDGGYAVSASWYLDGNWKTALIKYNSNGDTVWTAFWGDPENSHTPYGLVQTADHGYAVGGLMSGDVTSAYLVKFEPESSVDPFTFYDAYLELSVSDLAPAVDTLLISDDNLIGRSLLGLRVVLDTLIHPAVDELTVMLSHDEVDVTLVAKGEAAGGNFVGTVFADAAMTMLNGGQAPYTGTFRPQENLNAFAGMNPNGSWVLMVCDSMSGNDGTLGAWGITLVTDVVLDVESPDQNDPIPGYELSDCYPNPFNPVTTIEYEIPRRSDVVVEIFNALGQKVITLVEEFQSAGRHEISWNGRNDAGEEVSTGIYFYRLRAGDFCRTKKMVLLK, encoded by the coding sequence ATGAGAAACCGCATTACCTTTCTATTGTCGGCTTTGTCCGTCATTTTTGTGTTTTCCCTGCCCTCGTTCGCCCAGGCTCCGGAGGCCGTGTGGTCTCATACCTATCTGTCGAGTTCGGCGGCCCTGTCGTTGTACGAGCTGCCCGACAGCGGCTTCGTGTTGGGCGGTTATGTCAATCCAGAGGGGGAGTCCTACAGGGACATGCTTATCGTGCGCACGGATGCGAACGGCGACACGCTCTGGACAAAAGCGATCGGGGAGTCCGGTCGCGGTGAAAGCGGCGCCTGTTTGTACCCAACCGCCGACGGTGGTTTCGTTCTGGTCGGCAGTCGCGATCAGGACGAACCGTATTCGTATATGAGCAACGTATACCTGGTCAAGACCGATCAACTCGGTGATCCGGAATGGAGTTCGACTTTTGGGGGAACCGGTGTAAGTAAAACCGGTGTGTGCGTCGCCCCGGCGATCGATGGTGGTTATATGGTGGCGGGATATTATTGGGATTCCCCTACAGGCTGGGACATCTGGCTCCTGAAGACGGATTCTGTCGGCATACTAGAAACCCCGAATCATGTGATCTGGTCCGATGCCGATTACCCCACCTCGATATGTGTGACTTCGGATTCGGGTTTTGCCCTGACCGGGTACACGCAGTCTTTTGACGAAGAGTATGACTACGACATGTATCTTCTCAAGCTGAACCAGGTCGGCGGCGAGTCCTGGTCGCTGCCGTTCGGTTCGGCGGACCCGTACGACGAGGCCGCCAACCATATCTGTCACACCTCCGACGGCGGTTATCTCATGTGCGGGTATCGCCGAAACACCACGACCGTGCACAAGGATATTTACGTTGTCAAGACCGATTCGATCGGCAACGTGGATTGGACGTCACAGTTGGGCGGCACGTATCATGATGAGGCGAGATGTTGTATTGAAACGATCGACGGCGGCTATGCGGTTTCGGCGTCGTGGTATCTCGACGGCAATTGGAAAACCGCTCTGATCAAGTATAACAGCAACGGCGACACCGTTTGGACCGCTTTCTGGGGCGATCCGGAAAACAGCCATACGCCGTACGGTCTCGTTCAAACGGCCGACCACGGCTATGCGGTGGGCGGGCTTATGTCCGGAGATGTCACCTCGGCTTATCTTGTCAAATTCGAGCCTGAGTCGAGCGTTGATCCTTTCACTTTCTACGACGCCTATCTGGAGTTATCCGTCAGCGATCTAGCCCCCGCGGTTGACACCCTGCTGATCAGCGATGACAATCTAATCGGTCGCAGTCTCCTGGGATTAAGAGTCGTTCTGGATACTCTGATTCACCCGGCTGTGGATGAACTTACCGTAATGCTGTCGCACGACGAGGTGGATGTCACCCTGGTCGCCAAAGGGGAGGCGGCCGGAGGAAATTTCGTGGGAACGGTCTTTGCCGATGCCGCTATGACCATGCTAAACGGCGGTCAGGCTCCGTATACGGGTACCTTCCGGCCTCAAGAAAACCTGAACGCCTTCGCGGGAATGAATCCCAACGGCAGTTGGGTTCTGATGGTGTGTGACAGCATGTCCGGAAATGACGGTACCCTGGGAGCATGGGGAATCACGCTGGTGACCGATGTCGTGCTTGATGTCGAATCCCCGGATCAGAACGACCCGATTCCCGGTTATGAGCTGTCCGACTGTTACCCGAATCCGTTCAATCCGGTCACGACGATAGAGTACGAGATACCGCGCCGATCCGACGTGGTCGTCGAGATATTTAACGCTCTGGGTCAAAAGGTGATCACGCTGGTCGAAGAGTTCCAATCGGCTGGAAGGCATGAGATTTCATGGAACGGTCGCAACGATGCGGGCGAGGAAGTCTCGACCGGGATTTATTTCTATCGGTTACGCGCCGGAGATTTCTGCCGAACGAAGAAGATGGTCCTGCTGAAGTAG
- a CDS encoding GNAT family N-acetyltransferase — protein sequence MSEIRPLVVEDLERAVDIFNNAYPAYGADSPEARERMIKGLTRRIREDKQMVFHGLFRDGEMQAVMRLHDYQMNLFGKKTLVGGGGALAVDLCHKHEHAALDFMRFFFDHYREKQSPLAILWPFRPDFYARMGAGEGPRTDFFKIHTKSLPHGCGKEKIRFLKKEDLPALVAFYNRYAAKTHGMIEDELMNREISFERQKSDRYIGYFENGEMQGYAIFRFVKDNPNNPLDNHIQVNEWLYDSPAALAGLTAFFRSQEDQIGHILLPTPDRDFHLMLDDPRNDSNNVHPQVYQECCISTVGIMYRVLDTAGMFQVLAHRNFGGETLRVRFNVADNFIETNNRPVTIQFNNGTPEVVENVAEAEVELSINMPEFSSLIIGAVRLKKLVMYSRATVSDPARLDQLDRLLAAETRPICLTQF from the coding sequence ATGAGCGAAATAAGACCCCTTGTCGTCGAAGACCTCGAGCGCGCGGTTGATATTTTCAACAATGCTTACCCGGCTTATGGGGCCGACAGCCCCGAAGCTCGCGAGCGGATGATCAAAGGACTCACGCGAAGGATCCGCGAGGACAAGCAGATGGTGTTCCACGGCCTCTTCCGTGACGGTGAGATGCAGGCAGTGATGCGTCTGCACGATTATCAGATGAACCTGTTCGGCAAGAAGACCCTCGTGGGCGGCGGCGGTGCGCTGGCGGTCGATCTCTGCCATAAGCACGAACATGCCGCGTTGGATTTCATGCGCTTCTTTTTTGATCATTACCGTGAAAAGCAATCCCCGCTGGCTATCCTTTGGCCGTTCCGACCGGATTTTTACGCCAGGATGGGAGCGGGTGAGGGGCCCAGGACCGATTTTTTCAAAATTCACACAAAATCTCTCCCTCATGGCTGCGGCAAAGAAAAGATTCGTTTCCTCAAAAAGGAAGACCTGCCGGCGCTGGTGGCGTTCTATAATCGCTATGCCGCCAAAACGCATGGTATGATTGAGGATGAACTGATGAATCGCGAGATAAGTTTCGAGCGTCAGAAATCGGATCGCTATATCGGTTATTTCGAAAACGGCGAGATGCAGGGCTATGCGATCTTCCGTTTCGTTAAGGACAATCCGAATAATCCTCTGGACAATCATATTCAGGTCAACGAGTGGCTTTACGACAGTCCGGCGGCGCTGGCCGGTTTAACGGCGTTTTTCCGCAGCCAGGAGGATCAGATCGGACATATTCTGCTGCCGACCCCGGATCGTGATTTTCACCTGATGCTCGATGATCCGCGCAACGACAGCAACAATGTTCACCCTCAGGTTTATCAGGAATGTTGTATCTCGACGGTCGGTATCATGTACCGCGTGCTGGATACGGCCGGGATGTTCCAGGTGCTGGCACATCGGAACTTCGGCGGCGAGACGCTTCGGGTACGGTTCAACGTCGCGGACAATTTCATCGAAACCAACAATCGACCGGTGACAATTCAGTTCAACAACGGCACCCCCGAGGTAGTTGAAAATGTAGCCGAAGCGGAGGTGGAGCTGTCGATTAATATGCCGGAGTTCTCCTCGCTGATTATCGGCGCGGTGCGCTTAAAGAAACTGGTGATGTACTCCCGGGCGACGGTGAGCGATCCCGCTCGACTGGATCAGCTTGACCGCCTGCTCGCGGCCGAAACCCGCCCGATCTGCCTGACCCAGTTCTGA
- a CDS encoding DUF4153 domain-containing protein has protein sequence MKLPSITQIGVEYIQTLRRFPLTMISAVIGTVTAIILIERDHPSEPSILFSVILTTILALPLLTSFRLTAEGERSSSGRVWTLQAIGLALLAVYAVNVPTDLPDVPMYYLFRFFAFMIGCSLMLSFLPFLQRGQGNGFWQFNKIVVFRIILAGAFAMVLFSGLGLALAALDNLFGMDIPGERYAELWFMILGLFVVPFILSGIPDNLSELDRVTDYPRALKVLGQYVLSPLVLVYFVILYIYIAKIIVTWSWPEGWVGRLILGFSATGILALFVLDPLREKMENLWIKKVARWYYVILLPLIVMLFLALWRRISEYGITEDRYIGLAIGVWLAFIAGYFLLSRAKSVKMIPASLCVLTFLISFGPWGMFSISERSQIQRLERILVADSIIVDGKAQKAPSAISGKDEVEISAILRYLDEVHGFSGIESWFTESLRPDSAGSGRRFKRPGYVADLMGVEYKPYGGIDPDRYFSVAVDAEASISISGYDRLVRVNYNGYNEDINSLEQTSAEIIAAAADSMILKIVVDSVDVESTAISIRPLIDRLVSIHDNGNGKQIPVEQATFEYETTGLRAKVVMLNAGFNRNDSTVVADSYQALVFYSRKGEE, from the coding sequence ATGAAATTACCATCGATTACCCAGATTGGGGTGGAGTATATTCAGACGTTGCGGCGTTTTCCGCTGACGATGATCAGCGCCGTGATCGGGACTGTCACGGCGATCATTTTAATCGAACGCGACCATCCCTCCGAGCCCTCGATTCTTTTCAGCGTTATCCTTACGACGATTCTGGCGCTTCCGCTCCTGACTTCCTTTAGGCTGACGGCCGAAGGGGAGAGGTCGAGCTCGGGTCGTGTCTGGACCCTGCAGGCAATCGGGCTTGCCCTGCTAGCGGTGTATGCCGTCAACGTTCCGACCGATTTGCCCGACGTACCGATGTATTATCTCTTCCGGTTCTTTGCGTTCATGATCGGCTGTTCTCTTATGCTTTCGTTTCTGCCGTTCCTGCAAAGGGGACAGGGCAACGGTTTCTGGCAGTTCAATAAGATCGTTGTCTTTCGCATTATCCTGGCGGGGGCGTTTGCCATGGTGCTGTTCTCTGGTCTCGGTTTAGCGCTGGCGGCGCTCGACAACCTTTTCGGCATGGATATCCCCGGAGAACGATATGCCGAGCTATGGTTCATGATACTGGGGCTTTTTGTGGTTCCGTTTATCCTGTCCGGCATTCCGGACAATTTGAGTGAACTTGACCGGGTGACCGACTATCCCAGGGCGCTGAAAGTTCTGGGTCAATATGTTCTTTCTCCCCTGGTGCTGGTGTATTTCGTAATTCTCTACATCTATATAGCCAAAATCATCGTGACCTGGAGCTGGCCCGAGGGATGGGTCGGACGGCTGATTCTCGGATTTTCGGCGACCGGCATTCTGGCGCTGTTCGTGCTCGATCCGTTGCGCGAGAAAATGGAAAATCTCTGGATCAAAAAGGTCGCGCGGTGGTATTACGTTATTCTTCTCCCGTTGATCGTCATGTTGTTCCTGGCTCTCTGGCGACGTATCTCCGAGTACGGCATCACCGAGGACCGCTATATCGGATTAGCGATCGGCGTCTGGCTGGCCTTCATCGCCGGTTATTTTCTGCTTAGCCGCGCGAAGAGCGTCAAAATGATTCCCGCGTCCCTTTGTGTTCTTACTTTCCTGATCTCTTTCGGTCCCTGGGGGATGTTCTCGATTTCGGAGCGGAGCCAGATTCAACGACTGGAGAGGATACTAGTCGCCGATTCGATCATCGTGGACGGCAAGGCGCAAAAAGCGCCGTCGGCCATATCCGGAAAAGACGAGGTCGAGATCAGTGCGATACTCCGTTACCTGGATGAAGTACACGGCTTCTCCGGGATAGAGTCCTGGTTCACCGAGAGTCTTCGCCCGGACAGCGCGGGCAGTGGACGTCGCTTCAAACGTCCGGGGTACGTGGCGGACCTTATGGGAGTGGAGTACAAACCATACGGCGGTATAGACCCGGATAGATATTTCTCCGTTGCGGTTGATGCCGAGGCTTCCATTTCGATCTCCGGATACGATCGTTTGGTGCGAGTCAATTACAACGGCTATAATGAGGATATCAACTCGCTCGAACAGACATCGGCCGAAATCATCGCAGCCGCTGCCGATTCCATGATTCTCAAAATTGTTGTCGACAGCGTCGACGTGGAGTCGACCGCGATCTCTATTCGCCCGTTGATCGACCGGCTGGTTTCTATACACGATAATGGCAACGGGAAGCAAATTCCGGTTGAACAAGCGACCTTCGAGTACGAAACGACCGGACTTCGGGCCAAGGTGGTCATGCTCAATGCCGGCTTCAACCGTAACGACAGCACTGTCGTGGCTGATTCGTACCAGGCCCTGGTCTTTTATTCACGCAAGGGAGAGGAGTAG